In Carya illinoinensis cultivar Pawnee chromosome 9, C.illinoinensisPawnee_v1, whole genome shotgun sequence, the following are encoded in one genomic region:
- the LOC122277134 gene encoding uncharacterized protein LOC122277134 — MPTNRTSTSVPPPSPIPTATGSRSAANETFIEYLESSLQPPHLAFPPSTRHPVPVEIDVRSLASRGRESVDRLLRSAREYGACRISGHGILGEELRSFVEAADVVFRNSDFVARTGNREEIVWALSPESEGKFINRNFRWADNF, encoded by the coding sequence ATGCCCACCAATCGCACGTCCACCTCAGTGCCACCTCCGTCTCCGATACCCACCGCCACCGGTTCTCGCTCCGCAGCCAACGAGACCTTCATTGAATACCTCGAAAGCTCGCTGCAACCTCCGCACCTGGCGTTTCCGCCGAGCACACGTCATCCGGTTCCGGTGGAAATCGATGTCCGATCGCTCGCGTCGAGAGGCCGCGAGTCCGTCGATCGGCTACTGAGGTCGGCCAGGGAGTACGGTGCATGTCGGATCAGCGGTCACGGGATACTTGGCGAGGAGTTACGGTCGTTCGTGGAGGCGGCCGACGTTGTGTTCCGAAATTCGGATTTCGTGGCGCGTACGGGTAATCGGGAGGAGATCGTTTGGGCTCTTTCTCCGGAATCGGAGGGAAAATTTATCAATCGCAATTTCAGGTGGGCTGATAACTTTtga